Proteins from one Thalassophryne amazonica chromosome 20, fThaAma1.1, whole genome shotgun sequence genomic window:
- the LOC117501376 gene encoding zinc finger and BTB domain-containing protein 12-like, producing the protein MEMLCFQLPGHGDTTLKHMNTLRSRQHFCDITIVASDNLTFRGHKVVLAACSPFLRDQFLLNPSSKLQVSMLYSSTVVCDLLLSCYTGMLQFSPEEIVNYLTTASYLQMEHIVERCRGALKKYVQLKNPSQSKITEQNSQTNPAPVGRSIHSAATGSTHTGQLSPVHPHSPMGQSVEESGNMCSEGSSQQHSDSFVVNEPHIKVNMSDEEEETRQEEYGVFQVYIPEEEQINRDRQEERNTPSGDPQDVRNSETEGVNIREGTSDYGLKTTEEDLSAGSHLGEDLSMEGLCALRRRLPDPKMGWGRGRGRGRGFKRRRWATSQERRPPDMTQQHDLWYIAAGVGGSLGLDYNQESVKPGSYLSVDLPRLEFNTSNAQGDRASTMAGNSIGQYALEDSGCGAGEGSSGLTAVSPNEGGDESVAVVGSTSSVAGPVICEHCGMTFPSAHSLAVHSRATHLLYACPCCGKHFHHAANLTRHMAVHRGGGKTHQCPLCYKTFTQKSTLIDHMNLHSGERPHHCAYCHARFAHKPALRRHLKEQHGKTTGQNFLHEQEERQREQQQGRGVTGRIREEEQECPVTEQVS; encoded by the exons ATGGAGATGCTGTGTTTTCAGTTGCCGGGCCACGGGGACACAACTTTGAAGCATATGAATACACTGAGATCTCGCCAACATTTCTGCGACATTACCATCGTGGCCAGTGACAATCTGACCTTCAGGGGGCATAAGGTGGTACTAGCTGCCTGCTCACCCTTCCTGAGAGATCAGTTCCTCCTCAACCCATCTTCTAAGCTTCAG GTGTCAATGCTGTATAGCTCCACAGTGGTGTGTGATTTGCTCCTGTCCTGCTACACTGGCATGTTGCAGTTCAGCCCAGAGGAGATAGTCAACTATCTGACCACTGCCAGCTACCTGCAGATGGAGCACATCGTAGAACGCTGTCGAGGAGCACTGAAGAAATATGTACAGCTTAAAAACCCTAGTCAATCAAAA ATTACCGAACAGAACAGTCAGACTAACCCAGCGCCTGTCGGCCGCAGTATTCATTCTGCTGCGACTGGATCAACTCACACAGGCCAGCTGTCCCCTGTACACCCACACAGCCCCATGGGACAATCTGTGGAGGAAAGTGGAAATATGTGCAGCGAGGGAAGCAGCCAACAGCACAGTGACAGTTTTGTGGTGAATGAGCCACATATTAAG GTTAACATGTCTGATGAGGAGGAAGAGACCAGACAAGAAGAATATGGTGTATTCCAAGTGTACATCCCTGAAGAGGAGCAGATCAACAGGGACAGGCAAGAGGAACGAAACACTCCCTCTGGTGACCCTCAGGATGTACGCAACTCAGAAACTGAAGGGGTAAATATCAGAGAAGGCACCAGTGACTATGGGttgaaaacaacagaagaagacctGAGTGCTGGCAGCCACTTGGGGGAGGATCTTTCCATGGAGGGGCTTTGTGCTTTGAGACGCAGACTGCCTGACCCTAAAATGGGTTGGGGCAGAGGGAGAGGCAGGGGGAGAGGTTTCAAGAGGAGAAGGTGGGCCACATCTCAAGAGAGAAGGCCTCCAGACATGACTCAACAGCATGATCTGTGGTACATAGCTGCGGGGGTGGGAGGCAGTTTGGGGCTGGATTACAATCAAGAAAGCGTGAAACCAGGAAGTTACCTGTCGGTTGACCTTCCGCGATTGGAGTTCAACACAAGCAATGCACAGGGAGACAGAGCCTCCACAATGGCCGGCAACAGTATAGGCCAGTACGCTCTGGAGGACTCCGGCTGTGGTGCCGGAGAGGGCAGTTCTGGGTTAACAGCTGTTTCACCAAACGAAGGAGGGGATGAGTCGGTGGCCGTGGTGGGTTCCACCTCCAGTGTAGCCGGGCCTGTGATCTGTGAACACTGCGGCATGACCTTCCCCTCGGCGCACTCCCTCGCTGTCCACTCTCGCGCCACTCACCTGCTGTACGCTTGCCCCTGCTGCGGAAAGCACTTTCACCATGCCGCCAACCTCACCAGGCATATGGCGGTGCACCGAGGCGGCGGTAAAACCCACCAGTGCCCGCTGTGCTACAAGACTTTCACCCAGAAGTCAACACTGATAGACCACATGAATCTCCACAGCGGTGAGCGGCCTCACCACTGCGCTTACTGCCACGCACGATTTGCCCACAAGCCCGCACTTCGGCGCCACCTCAAGGAGCAGCACGGGAAAACCACAGGACAAAATTTCCTGCATGAGCAAGAGGAGAGGCAGCGGGAGCAGCAGCAGGGCAGAGGAGTCACCGGAAGAATACGAGAGGAAGAACAAGAGTGTCCAGTAACTGAGCAAGTGtcctaa